TCCTGCTTGCCAAATTGGTTGCAGGGAAAGCCCAGCACCACCAGCCCCCGGTCCTTGTAGGACTGCCACAACGCCTCGAGCCCTTTGTATTGCGGGGTGAAGCCGCACTGGCTGGCGGTATTGACCACCAGCACAGCCTTGCCGGCGAAATCGGCGAGAGTCTTTTGCTCGCCCTTGATGGTGGTGCACGGGATGCTCAGCAGATTGTCGGTCATGGGGGGCGGCTCCTGAAGAAGTTAGGACGCCGAAGATAGCGAGCAATTAAATTGTGTGCAATTTAATTATCGGGACACACCGAAGTGCCGAGAGGCTTTTGTGGCGAGGGAGCTTGCTCCCGCTCGACGGCGCAGCCGTCGTAACCCCCGGCGGACGCGGTCTGTCTGGGCAAACTCCGGCAAATCGGTTTTGGGGCGGCTGCGCCGCCCAGCGGGAGCAAGCTCCCTCCCCACAAAGCACCGCGCAGAATTTTACTCGCGCGGCACGAGATCCAGGCACACCGAGTTGATGCAATAACGCAGCCCGGTCGGCGGCGGGCCGTCCGGGAAGACATGCCCCAGGTGCGCATCGCATTTGGCGCAGACCACCTCGGTGCGGATCATGCCATGGCTCACATCCCGTACATCCACCACCGCGCTGTCTGCGATCGGCGCGTAGAAACTCGGCCAGCCACAGCCCGAATCGAATTTGGTCGTCGAATCGAACAGCGGTTCGTTGCAGCAGATGCAGTGGTACACACCGTCGGTCTTGGTCGCGTTGTATTTCCCGGAGAACGGTCGCTCGGTGCCTTTGAGCCGGCAGACGTTGTATTGCTCCGGGTCGAGCGTGTCACGCCATTCTTCAAGGGTTTTCTGCAACTTTTCCATCGTCCTACCTCGGCAATTGAAAAAGCCCGATCCGACGCTTTTCCGCGGATCGGGCGGCACGTATGATTGCGCCTCGTCAGGCGCCAGTCTGGCAGTCACGTCATGCGCATTCAAATGGATTGTGGCGCATCTACCGCGTCCGGCCCGGGCACAGACGCAGGATTCCCAGTACGGTAGTTCATATGCCGCCTGGATCGTTCATTTTCGGGAACACATCGCCATGCAGGTCAGCAAATCGAACAAGCTCGCCAACGTCTGCTACGACATTCGCGGCCCGGTGCTCAAGCACGCCAAACGCCTGGAAGAGGAAGGCCACCGTATCCTCAAGCTGAACATCGGCAACCCAGCACCCTTTGGTTTCGAAGCGCCCGATGAAATCCTCCAGGACGTCATCCGCAACCTGCCGACCGCCCAAGGCTACAGCGACTCCAAAGGCCTGTTCAGCGCGCGCAAGGCCGTGATGCAGTACTACCAGCAAAAGCAGGTAGAAGGCATCGGTATCGAAGACATCTACCTGGGCAACGGCGTGTCCGAGCTGATCGTCATGTCCATGCAGGCCTTGCTCAACAATGGCGACGAAGTGCTGGTGCCGGCACCGGACTATCCGCTGTGGACCGCCGCCGTGAGCCTGTCCGGTGGCAACCCGGTGCATTACCTGTGCGACGAGCAGGCCAACTGGTTCCCTGACCTGGCGGACATCAAGGCCAAGATCACCCCGAACACCAAGGCCCTGGTGATCATCAACCCGAACAACCCGACCGGCGCCGTCTATTCCCGGGAAGTGTTGCTGGGCATGCTGGAATTGGCCCGCCAGCACAACCTGGTGGTGTTTTCCGACGAGATCTACGACAAGATCCTCTACGACGACGCCGTTCACGTCTGCACCGCCTCCCTGGCGCCGGACTTGCTGTGCCTGACCTTCAATGGCTTGTCCAAATCCTACCGGGTGGCGGGTTTCCGCTCCGGCTGGATCGCCATCTCCGGGCCCAAGCATCATGCCCAGAGCTACATCGAAGGCATCGACATGCTGGCCAACATGCGCCTGTGCGCCAACGTGCCGAGCCAGCATGCAATCCAGACCGCACTGGGTGGCTACCAGAGCATCAACGACCTGGTCCTGCCCCAGGGGCGGCTGTTGGAACAACGCAATCGCACCTGGGAACTGCTCAACGACATTCCTGGCGTCAGCTGTGTCAAACCAATGGGCGCCTTGTATGCCTTCCCACGGATCGACCCGAAAGTCTGCCCTATCCACAACGACGAAAAATTCGTCCTGGACCTGCTGCTCTCGGAAAAACTGCTGGTCGTCCAGGGCACGGCGTTCAACTGGCCATGGCCGGACCATTTCCGTGTCGTGACCTTGCCGCGGGTCGATGACCTGGACCAGGCCATCGGCCGCATCGGCAATTTCCTCAAGTCCTACCGCCAATGATCCAGCCAGCGTGCGAGGCCCCTCACCTCGCACGCTGTCTGATTCAGCAACACATCCGTTCTGTGAGCGCCACCAGGCCTTCTACACTGGGATTCGAGAGCGGATGGTCGACGCAACGCAACGTTCGCGGGGCGCGGATGCCGGATCTCATTTCCAGAGTCACTTTCAGAAAAGTCTTTCAAACATTTAGGACGGCTGTAGGACACAGTTTGAAATAGTAGGCGAGTTGAATAGCCCGCGGCAGCACCTTATATACCCCGCATAACGCTACATCTTTAGCATGAGGAGATTGCTACCACCATGATGCGCATCCTGCTGTTTTTGGCCACTAACCTGGCGGTCGTGCTGATTGCCAGCATCACCCTGAGCCTTTTTGGCTTCAACGGGTTCATGGCGGCCAACGGGGTTGATCTCAACCTCAATCAGCTGCTGATCTTCTGTGCGGTGTTCGGTTTCGCCGGTTCGCTGTTCTCGCTGTTCATCTCCAAGTGGATGGCGAAGATGAGCACCAGCACCCAGATCATCAGCCAGCCGCGCACTCGCCACGAACAATGGCTGCTGCAGACCGTCGAGCAGTTGTCTCGCGAAGCCGGGATCAAAATGCCCGAAGTCGGGATCTTCCCTGCCTACGAGGCGAACGCCTTCGCCACCGGCTGGAACAAGAACGACGCACTGGTCGCCGTCAGCCAGGGCCTGCTCGAACGCTTCTCGCCGGATGAAGTCAAGGCCGTGCTGGCCCACGAGATTGGCCACGTCGCCAACGGCGACATGGTTACGCTGGCGCTGATCCAGGGCGTGGTGAACACCTTCGTGATGTTCTTTGCCCGCATCATCGGCAACTTCGTCGACAAGGTGATCTTCAAGAACGAAGAAGGCCAGGGCATCGCCTACTACGTGGCGACCATTTTCGCCGAACTGGTCTTGGGCATCCTCGCCAGCGCCATCGTCATGTGGTTCTCGCGCAAACGCGAGTTCCGCGCAGACGACGCCGGTGCACGCCTGGCGGGCACCAGCGCGATGATCGGCGCCCTGCAGCGCCTGCGCGCAGAACAAGGCCTGCCGGTGCACATGCCCGACACCTTGAACGCCTTTGGTATCAACGGTGGCATCAAGCAGGGCCTGGCGCGCATGTTCATGAGCCACCCGCCACTGGAAGAGCGAATTGACGCGCTGCGTCGCCGTGGTTGATCGCTAGAGTCTCAAAAGGAAAGCCCGCAGCAATGCGGGCTTTTTTTTCGGTTGCCAATTCACTGCAACCTCGCTTGGCACAAACACGACACATCAACGCCTGGAAATCAGATACACCCGCTCATCCAACCGCTTCACCCCCGCCTGCAAGAACTTCCAGCTCTCCCCAAGCACATCCTGCTCCTGCAAAATCTCCAGACGCCAAGCGCCACCCAGCAACCGCTGCACTTCTTCATGCCCAACGGAAAACGGCGGTCCAGGCATTTCGTCCTGGTTGTAATCGAGGGTAATCAACAGCCCGACGCAGTCTGGCAATATTTTCAGCAAATGCGCCACGTACCGCTCACGCATCGGCGCAGGCAATGCGATCAATGCAGCGCGGTCATACAACGTCGCGCAATCGGCCACGTCCAAAGGCGTCAGCGCAAAGAAATCACCGCAGCGGATTTCGATGGCACCGGCACGAAATATCTTGAAGGCGCCCTCCTCGCTCACGTTCGGCTCAAGCTGATGCTCCTGGAAAAAATCAGTGACGGCTTTCTCTGACAGCTCAATTCCGAGCACGGAAAAACCTTGTTGCGCCAACCACATCAGATCCAGCGTCTTGCCGCACAGGGGCACCAACACTCGAGTCTCTTCGGGCAATCCCAATTGGGGCCAGAAACGCTGCAGATAAGGGTTCACCTCCGGCAGATGAAAGCCGATCTGGTTGGTTGACCAACGCTTGTGCCAAAACTCGGGGTCCATGGGGTTCGCTCCATAAATTCGATCAAAACAGGTTAAAACTTATATTAGATTTTGATCATTGACCTGACAGAAGATGACACATCTTAACGCTCAGGAGCCCGTCCATGCTGCCCAGCCTGTTTATTTCCCATGGCTCACCGATGCTCGCCCTGGAGCCCGGCGAAAGCGGCCCGGCGTTGGTTCGCCTGGCCGCGCAACTGCCCAGGCCAAAGGCGATCGTCATTGTCTCGGCTCATTGGGAGAGCGACGAGCTGCTGGTCAGCGCCAACCCGCGACCGCGCACCTGGCATGACTTCGGCGGGTTTCCACCGGCACTGTATGAAGTGCAATACCCGGCGCCTGGCGACCCTCGACTGGCGGAACAGGTGGCAGACATGCTCAACGCCGCGCATCTGCCGGCACGCCTCGACTCTAAGCGGCCATCCGACCATGGCGTCTGGGTGCCGCTGTCGTTGATGTACCCCGAGGCCGACATTCCCGTGGTGCAGGTCTCCTTGCCCAGCCATCAAGGCCCGACACAGCAAACGCAAGTCGGCCGCGCATTGGCGAGCCTGCGGGAACAAGGGGTGCTGGTGATCGGTTCCGGAAGCATTACGCATAACCTGCGGGACCTGGATTGGAACGCCGGCCCTGAAACCGTCGAACCCTGGGCCAAGGCGTTTCGCGATTGGATGGTCGCCAAACTGGCGTCGAACGACGAGGTGGCGCTGCACGACTATCGCCGCCAGGCGCCCAATGCCGTGCGCAGCCATCCCAGCGATGAACATTTGTTGCCGCTGTATTTTGCCCGAGGGGCTGGGGGGACATTCAGCGTTGCCCATGCGGGGTTCACGATGGGGACGCTGGGGATGGACATCTATCGGTTCGACTGATCGCAAACCGAGTCGCGCCAATCGCGAGCAAGCTCGCTCCCACATTGGGTCTTCGGCGCTCACAAATCCCCTGTGGGAGCGAGCTTGCTCGCGATGGGTCTCCCCGCCGCTCGCACTGAAAAAACACCACACGACAGGCAAAAAAAATCCCCGAACCAGTCGGGGATTTTTCATGCTCGGTCAATCAACCCGCAGGTCGATCAATCCTCGCGGTAGCGACGCAGCTTGAGCTGCTTGCCGGCCACGCGGGTGTCCTTGAGCTTGGTCAGCAACTTCTCCAGACCATCTTCCGGCAATTCCACCAGGCTGAAGCTGTCACGCACCTGGATGCGACCGATAGCTTCGCGGGCCAGGCCGCCTTCGTTGAGGATCGCGCCGAGCAGGTTCTTGGCGGCAATGCCGTCACGAGCGCCCAACGCGGTACGGCAACGGGCACGGCCTTCGGCCAACGGGATCGGTGCACGACGCTCGCGATCACCACGGTCCGGACGATCGCCACTGCGCTCAGGACGGTCGCCACGCGGTGCGTTGTTCGGCACCAGCGGACGTTCCTTCTCGATCGCAGCCAGGTTCAGCGCTTGGCCATTGGTGGCCTTGCGCAGCAGGGCAGCGGCCAGGGCACGCGGGGTGCAACCGATATCGGCGGTCAGGCGATCGAGCAGATCACCGTGGGTCGATTCGGCGTCAGCCACCAGCGGCGACAGGCTGTTGGTCAGTTTCTTGATGCGCGCATCGAGAACGGCCTGGGCGTCCGGCAGGCGAACTTCAGCCACCTTCTGGCCAGTCACACGCTCGATCACTTGCAGCATGCGGCGCTCACGCGGGGTAACCAGCAGCAGCGCGCGACCTTCGCGACCGGCGCGGCCAGTACGGCCGATACGGTGCACGTAGGATTCCGGATCGTACGGCATGTCCACGTTGAACACGTGGGTGATGCGCGGAACGTCCAGGCCACGGGCAGCAACGTCGGTCGCCACAACGATGTCCAGGCGGCCATCCTTGAGGGAGTCGATGACGCGCTCACGCTGGTTCTGGGCAATGTCACCGTTCAGCGCAGCGGCTTTGTAGCCTTTGGCTTCCAGGGCGCTGGCCAGGTCCAGGGTCGCTTGCTTGGTGCGCACGAACATGATCAGGGCGTCGAAGTCTTCGACTTCCAGCAGGCTCAGGACGGCAGAGGTCTTCTGGTCGGCGTGAACCAGCAGGTGAGCCTGCTCGATCGCGGTGACGGTCTGGGTCTTGCTCTGGATCTTCACGTGCTTCGGATCGCGCAGGTGGCGTTCGGCGATGGCACGGATCGACTGAGGCAAGGTGGCCGAGAACAGGACAGTCTGGCGGGTCTCAGGCATGGCCTTGAAGATGACTTCCAGGTCGTCCATGAAGCCCAGCTTGAGCATTTCGTCCGCTTCGTCGAGAACCAGGTGGTTCACGGTGGCGAGGACTTTTTCGTCGCGACGCAGGTGGTCGCACAGACGGCCCGGGGTGGCGACAACGATCTGTGCGCCATTACGGATTGCTTTCAGTTGTGGGCCCATCGGCGCGCCGCCGTAGACAGCCACAACAGTCACGCCTGGCATTTGCTTGGCGTAGGTTTCGAAAGCGGTTGCAACTTGTAGCGCCAACTCACGAGTTGGGGCCAGGATCAGAGCTTGCGGCTCGCGCTTGGACGGATCAATGCGGTGCAGGATCGGCAGTGCGAACGCGGCGGTCTTACCCGTACCGGTTTGCGCCTGACCAATCATATCGTGACCGGCGAGAATGATCGGGATCGACTGCTGCTGAATGGCCGAAGGCTCTTCATAGCCGGTAGCGACTACTGCAGCGACAATATTGGGATGAAGTTCAAGAGCGGCGAAGCCGCCGATTTCCTGGGTCATGGGTCTGCCTCTAAGTGCATCCGCAAAGACCCATGCTCCAAAGCTGCGCATGCCGTGTTGAGACTCAAGAGTCGCCCTGGCAGCTTTGTCGGCGGGGATTTGCGAAAACGAATGAATGAAAAAGAACGTCGCGGAAGCATCCGTTGTGCGGACATGCAACCGAAGCTGGCTTCGGGGAATTGCGCTACCTTGACGCGGCCCGGCTAAAGGCCGGCGCGCACTATACCGGAATTCGCCCAAAAAGGGAGATTTTTTTATCGACGGAAGGTGTGGCGGAGCTCTGTGCAATAGCCGTTGGGGGCGTCAGCTAAAACGATTCATCTTCGGATGGGATGAACTCTATTGTGGCGAGGGGATTTATCCCCGCTGGGCTGCGAAGCGGCCCCAAAATACCTGAGCTACCGATGCGTGAGCGAGCTTTAGGGGTCGCTTCGCGACCCAGCGGGGATAAATCCCCTCGCCACAGGAATTTCGTTGTGCCCTGGGTTCGTGTCACGTCGCCGGGCGAATCGCCTTGATCAACGACTGCAACGAATAACCCAACCGCGGCGCCAGCCCTTCGGCCCGGGCAACCAGGCCGTCCATATCCAGCTCCTGGTCGAGGTCCGCCGGCACGATCAGGATCACGTTGCCCTCCTTCACCGGCAGCTCCCAATAATGCCGATGATAAAGACCACGCAACAGCGCGGCGCCCAAGGGCTTGCCGTCATCGGTCGCCCATTGGTTGATCACCAGCCAGCCGCCGGGGTTGAGGCGCTTCTGGCAGTTTTCCAGGAACCCCCAGGCCAGATGGCCTACGCCGGGACCGACGTCGGTATAGAGGTCGACAAAAATCAGGTCCGCCGGCTCTGCCGTTTCAAGCAATTCCAAGGCATCGCCGACGCGAATGTACAAACGCGGATCGTCATCCAGCCCAAGATATTCGATGGCCAGGCGCGGCACGTCGGGGCGCAGCTCGATCGCCTCGACATCTTCCAACGGCAGGAACTTGAGACAGGCCTGGGTCAGCGTCCCAGCGCCCAACCCCAGGAACAACGCGCTTTCCGGCTGCTCATGACACAACGCACCGATGAGCATGGCGCGGGTGTAGTCATATTCGAGCCAGCTCGGGTCGGCGGTGAACACGCAGCTCTGCTCGATGGCATCGCCGAATTCGAGAAACCGGTAATCGGCCACTTCGAACACGCGGATCATGCCGAACTCGTCGTGCACCTCGGCGAGCAAATGCTCGACGCGCTCCTCTGTCATTTCATCTCCTGATGTTGCCGGGCGGGCATGGGCCTGCGTATACGGGGCAAAGGCGCGATTGTCCGCGAAGCAAGCGGAACAGGTCACGCACTAATTTGCTGATAACATGAGCGCCCGAGCGTAAACCACCTAGAGATCATGATGAGCCAACCCTGGAGCCCTGACAGCTGGCGCGCCCTGCCGATCCAGCAACAACCCCGCTACCCCGACGCCGCGCACCTGTCGCAGGTGGAGCAGACCCTGGCCAGTTATCCGCCATTGGTGTTTGCCGGTGAAGCCCGGGAGTTGCGCCGTCAGTTCGCCGAGGTGACCCAGGGCCGGGCGTTCCTGTTGCAAGGCGGCGACTGTGCCGAGAGCTTTGCCGAGTTCTCGGCCGCCAAGATCCGCGACACCTTCAAGGTGCTCTTGCAGATGGCGATCGTCATGACGTTTGCCGCCGGTTGCCCGGTGGTCAAGGTCGGGCGCATGGCCGGGCAATTCGCCAAGCCACGCTCGGCCAACGATGAAACCATTGACGGGGTAACGTTGCCGGCCTATCGCGGCGACATCGTCAACGGCATCGGTTTCGACGAAAAAAGCCGCGTGCCGGACCCGGAGCGGTTGTTGCAGTCCTATCACCAGTCCAC
This genomic interval from Pseudomonas alvandae contains the following:
- a CDS encoding spermidine synthase, whose amino-acid sequence is MTEERVEHLLAEVHDEFGMIRVFEVADYRFLEFGDAIEQSCVFTADPSWLEYDYTRAMLIGALCHEQPESALFLGLGAGTLTQACLKFLPLEDVEAIELRPDVPRLAIEYLGLDDDPRLYIRVGDALELLETAEPADLIFVDLYTDVGPGVGHLAWGFLENCQKRLNPGGWLVINQWATDDGKPLGAALLRGLYHRHYWELPVKEGNVILIVPADLDQELDMDGLVARAEGLAPRLGYSLQSLIKAIRPAT
- the msrB gene encoding peptide-methionine (R)-S-oxide reductase MsrB, producing the protein MEKLQKTLEEWRDTLDPEQYNVCRLKGTERPFSGKYNATKTDGVYHCICCNEPLFDSTTKFDSGCGWPSFYAPIADSAVVDVRDVSHGMIRTEVVCAKCDAHLGHVFPDGPPPTGLRYCINSVCLDLVPRE
- a CDS encoding DODA-type extradiol aromatic ring-opening family dioxygenase, yielding MLPSLFISHGSPMLALEPGESGPALVRLAAQLPRPKAIVIVSAHWESDELLVSANPRPRTWHDFGGFPPALYEVQYPAPGDPRLAEQVADMLNAAHLPARLDSKRPSDHGVWVPLSLMYPEADIPVVQVSLPSHQGPTQQTQVGRALASLREQGVLVIGSGSITHNLRDLDWNAGPETVEPWAKAFRDWMVAKLASNDEVALHDYRRQAPNAVRSHPSDEHLLPLYFARGAGGTFSVAHAGFTMGTLGMDIYRFD
- the htpX gene encoding protease HtpX → MMRILLFLATNLAVVLIASITLSLFGFNGFMAANGVDLNLNQLLIFCAVFGFAGSLFSLFISKWMAKMSTSTQIISQPRTRHEQWLLQTVEQLSREAGIKMPEVGIFPAYEANAFATGWNKNDALVAVSQGLLERFSPDEVKAVLAHEIGHVANGDMVTLALIQGVVNTFVMFFARIIGNFVDKVIFKNEEGQGIAYYVATIFAELVLGILASAIVMWFSRKREFRADDAGARLAGTSAMIGALQRLRAEQGLPVHMPDTLNAFGINGGIKQGLARMFMSHPPLEERIDALRRRG
- a CDS encoding pyridoxal phosphate-dependent aminotransferase; this translates as MQVSKSNKLANVCYDIRGPVLKHAKRLEEEGHRILKLNIGNPAPFGFEAPDEILQDVIRNLPTAQGYSDSKGLFSARKAVMQYYQQKQVEGIGIEDIYLGNGVSELIVMSMQALLNNGDEVLVPAPDYPLWTAAVSLSGGNPVHYLCDEQANWFPDLADIKAKITPNTKALVIINPNNPTGAVYSREVLLGMLELARQHNLVVFSDEIYDKILYDDAVHVCTASLAPDLLCLTFNGLSKSYRVAGFRSGWIAISGPKHHAQSYIEGIDMLANMRLCANVPSQHAIQTALGGYQSINDLVLPQGRLLEQRNRTWELLNDIPGVSCVKPMGALYAFPRIDPKVCPIHNDEKFVLDLLLSEKLLVVQGTAFNWPWPDHFRVVTLPRVDDLDQAIGRIGNFLKSYRQ
- a CDS encoding thiopurine S-methyltransferase, encoding MDPEFWHKRWSTNQIGFHLPEVNPYLQRFWPQLGLPEETRVLVPLCGKTLDLMWLAQQGFSVLGIELSEKAVTDFFQEHQLEPNVSEEGAFKIFRAGAIEIRCGDFFALTPLDVADCATLYDRAALIALPAPMRERYVAHLLKILPDCVGLLITLDYNQDEMPGPPFSVGHEEVQRLLGGAWRLEILQEQDVLGESWKFLQAGVKRLDERVYLISRR
- a CDS encoding DEAD/DEAH box helicase, which codes for MTQEIGGFAALELHPNIVAAVVATGYEEPSAIQQQSIPIILAGHDMIGQAQTGTGKTAAFALPILHRIDPSKREPQALILAPTRELALQVATAFETYAKQMPGVTVVAVYGGAPMGPQLKAIRNGAQIVVATPGRLCDHLRRDEKVLATVNHLVLDEADEMLKLGFMDDLEVIFKAMPETRQTVLFSATLPQSIRAIAERHLRDPKHVKIQSKTQTVTAIEQAHLLVHADQKTSAVLSLLEVEDFDALIMFVRTKQATLDLASALEAKGYKAAALNGDIAQNQRERVIDSLKDGRLDIVVATDVAARGLDVPRITHVFNVDMPYDPESYVHRIGRTGRAGREGRALLLVTPRERRMLQVIERVTGQKVAEVRLPDAQAVLDARIKKLTNSLSPLVADAESTHGDLLDRLTADIGCTPRALAAALLRKATNGQALNLAAIEKERPLVPNNAPRGDRPERSGDRPDRGDRERRAPIPLAEGRARCRTALGARDGIAAKNLLGAILNEGGLAREAIGRIQVRDSFSLVELPEDGLEKLLTKLKDTRVAGKQLKLRRYRED